The following are encoded together in the Oncorhynchus nerka isolate Pitt River linkage group LG23, Oner_Uvic_2.0, whole genome shotgun sequence genome:
- the atp2a1l gene encoding ATPase sarcoplasmic/endoplasmic reticulum Ca2+ transporting 1, like, translating into MENAHTKTPAECLAFFGVNMETGLTPDQVKKNLAKYGPNALPAEEGKTTWELIVEQFEDLLVRILLLAACISFVLAWFEEGEETVTAFVEPFVILLILIANAVVGVWQERNAEDAIEALKEYEPEMGKVFRTDRRSVQKIKANVMVPGDIVEVSVGDKVPADIRIVAIRSTTLRIDQSILTGESVSVIKHTESVPDPRAVNQDKKNMLFSGTNVAAGRAIGVVVATGVSTEIGKIRDQMVATEQEKTPLQAKLDEFGEQLSKVISLICVAVWAINIGHFNDPVHGGSWIRGAVYYFKIAIALAVAAIPEGLPAVITTCLALGTRRMAKKNAIVRSLPSVETLGCTSVICSDKTGTLTTNQMCVTKMFIIKNVDGDHVNLDMFDISGSKYTPEGEVSQGGAKTPCGSYDGLVELATISALCNDSSLDYNDAKKIYEKVGEATETAMCCLVEKMNVFNSKVTGLSKPDRANACCAVIKQLMKKEFTLEFSRDRKSMSVYCTPSKGDGGAKMFVKGAPEGVIDRCAYVRVGTTRIPLTSAVKEKILAVIKEWGCGRDTLRCLALATRDTPLKVEEMKLEDATKFIDYETDLTFVGCVGMLDPPRKEVTPAILLCKAAGIRVIMITGDNKGTAVAICRRIGIFTEDEDVTGKAFTGREFDDLPSFEMQSDAVRKASCYARVEPSHKSKIVGFLQGQDEITAMTGDGVNDAPALKKAEIGIAMGSGTAVAKSASEMVLADDNFSSIVSAVEEGRAIYNNMKQFIRYLISSNVGEVVCIFLTAALGLPEALIPVQLLWVNLVTDGLPATALGFNPPDLDIMGRRPRSAKEPLISGWLFFRYMVIGGYVGAATVAAAVWWFMYDSTGPGVTFHQLSHFMQCHDDNEDFVGITCKVFEASPPMTMALSVLVTIEMSNALNSLSENQSLVRMPPWSNLWLVGAMALSMSLHFMIIYVDPLPMVFKLTHLNVEQWLIVLKLSFPVILIDEVLKFVARNYLEKK; encoded by the exons CACTGCCAGCTGAGGAGG gtaagACCACCTGGGAGCTGATTGTGGAGCAGTTTGAGGATCTGTTGGTCAGAATCCTGCTGCTGGCTGCCTGCATCTCTTTT GTGCTGGCTTGGTTTGAGGAAGGTGAGGAGACCGTCACTGCCTTTGTTGAGCCCTTCGTCATCCTCCTCATCCTTATCGCTAACGCTGTTGTTGGAGTGTGGCAG GAGCGCAATGCTGAGGACGCCATCGAAGCTCTGAAGGAATACGAGCCTGAGATGGGCAAAGTCTTCCGTACTGACAGAAGGAGCGTGCAGAAGATCAAGGCCAATGTGATGGTTCCTGGTGATATTGTGGAGGTGTCCG tCGGTGACAAAGTCCCCGCTGACATCAGGATTGTTGCCATCCGTTCCACCACCCTCCGCATTGACCAGTCCATTCTTACTG GTGAGTCCGTCAGTGTGATTAAGCATACTGAATCCGTCCCCGACCCCAGAGCCGTCAACCAGGACAAGAAGAACATGCTTTTCTCT GGCACCAACGTCGCTGCCGGCAGGGCCATTGGCGTGGTTGTGGCTACCGGAGTCTCCACCGAGATTGGCAAGATCCGCGACCAGATGGTCGCCACCGAGCAAGAGAAGACCCCCCTGCAGGCCAAGCTGGACGAGTTCGGCGAGCAGCTGTCCAAGGTCATCTCCCTGATCTGTGTTGCCGTGTGGGCGATCAACATTGGCCACTTCAACGATCCCGTCCATGGAGGTTCCTGGATCCGTGGTGCCGTCTACTACTTCAAGATCGCCATTGCCCTGGCTGTGGCCGCCATAcctgagg GTTTGCCCGCTGTCATCACTACCTGCCTGGCTCTCGGTACCCGCCGTATGGCCAAGAAGAACGCCATTGTCCGCTCTCTGCCCTCTGTGGAGACCCTGGGTTGCACCTCAGTCATCTGCTCTGACAAGACCGGAACCCTGACCACCAACCAGATGTGTGTGACCAAG ATGTTCATCATCAAGAATGTCGACGGCGACCATGTCAACCTGGACATGTTCGACATCTCCGGCTCCAAGTACACCCCCGAGGGAGAGGT cTCCCAGGGAGGTGCTAAGACCCCCTGCGGATCCTACGATGGCCTTGTTGAGCTGGCAACCATCAGCGCCCTGTGCAATGACTCCTCTCTGGACTACAACGAT GCCAAGAAGATCTATGAGAAAGTGGGCGAGGCCACCGAGACTGCCATGTGCTGCCTGGTTGAAAAGATGAACGTGTTCAACTCCAAAGTTACAGGCCTCTCCAAGCCTGATAGAGCCAATGCCTGTTGTGCTGTGATCAAGCAGCTGATGAAGAAGGAATTCACCCTGGAGTTCTCCCGCGACAGGAAGTCCATGTCTGTGTACTGCACCCCCTCCAAGGGCGATGGTGGAGCTAAGATGTTTGTGAAg GGTGCCCCCGAGGGTGTGATTGACAGATGTGCCTATGTTCGCGTTGGCACCACCCGCATTCCCCTGACTAGTGCCGTCAAGGAGAAGATTTTGGCTGTGATCAAGGAATGGGGTTGCGGCCGCGATACCCTGCGTTGCCTGGCCCTTGCCACCCGTGACACCCCCCTGAAAGTCGAGGAGATGAAGCTTGAGGATGCCACCAAGTTCATTGATTACGAg ACTGACCTGACCTTCGTTGGCTGCGTTGGTATGCTGGATCCCCCACGTAAAGAGGTTACGCCCGCCATTCTGTTGTGCAAAGCTGCTGGAATCCGCGTCATCATGATCACTG GTGACAACAAGGGAACCGCAGTGGCCATCTGCCGTCGTATTGGCATCTTCACAGAGGACGAGGATGTGACTGGAAAGGCCTTCACTGGCCGTGAGTTCGACGACCTGCCCTCATTTGAAATGCAAAGCGATGCTGTCAGAAAGGCTAGCTGCTACGCCCGTGTGGAGCCCTCCCACAAGTCCAAGATCGTTGGGTTCCTGCAGGGCCAAGACGAGATTACCGCCATG ACCGGTGATGGTGTGAACGATGCCCCCGCCCTAAAGAAGGCCGAGATCGGCATCGCCATGGGCTCTGGCACTGCCGTTGCCAAGTCTGCCTCTGAGATGGTCCTGGCTGACGACAACTTCTCTTCCATCGTGTCCGCCGTCGAGGAGGGCCGCGCCATCTACAACAACATGAAGCAGTTCATCCGCTACCTCATCTCCTCCAATGTTGGTGAGGTCGTCTG TATCTTCCTAACTGCTGCCCTGGGTCTGCCCGAGGCTCTTATCCCCGTCCAGCTGCTGTGGGTCAACCTGGTGACTGACGGTCTCCCTGCCACCGCCCTGGGCTTCAACCCCCCCGACCTGGACATCATGGGCCGCCGCCCCCGTTCCGCCAAGGAGCCCCTGATCTCCGGCTGGCTGTTCTTCAGATATATGGTCATTGGAG GATATGTCGGTGCCGCCACTGTCGCAGCTGCCGTCTGGTGGTTCATGTACGATTCTACCGGCCCCGGAGTCACCTTCCACCAGCTGTCCCACTTCATGCAGTGCCACGACGACAACGAAGACTTCGTCGGCATTACATGCAAGGTGTTCGAGGCCTCTCCCCCTATGACGATGGCTCTGTCCGTGTTGGTCACCATTGAGATGTCCAACGCCCTCAACAG CTTGTCTGAGAACCAGTCTCTGGTGCGCATGCCCCCATGGAGTAACTTGTGGCTGGTTGGAGCCATggctctctccatgtccctccacTTCATGATCATCTACGTCGACCCCCTGCCC ATGGTCTTCAAGTTGACTCACTTGAACGTGGAGCAATGGTTGATTGTCCTGAAACTCTCTTTCCCTGTCATCCTGATTGACGAGGTGTTGAAGTTTGTCGCCCGTAACTACCTGGAGA AAAAATAG